From Armatimonadota bacterium:
CGGTGGCGTTCGTCGGTCTCGTGGCGTGGCCGGTGCGTTACCGGTACTTCCGGGACCTCTGGAGTACCCTGGAGTACGGGGCCCGGAACGCCCTCACGGTGGCGGTGGCCTGTGCCGTGGTGGGCGTCATCATCGGGGTTGTGACCCTCACGGGGCTTGGGAACGCCTTCGTGACCCTCACCGTGACCCTCGGGCAGCACAACCTGTTCCTGACCCTCGCGCTCGTGATGGTGGCGTGCACCATCATCGGAAGCGGGATCCCCACCACGGCCACCTACATCATCCTGGCGGCCCTGGCGGTTCCCGCCATCGAGCAGCTCCTGCCCGCCACGGGACCGCAGGTGGCTCCCGGAGTCCCCGTCACCCGCCTCGCGGCCCACCTCTTCATCTTCTACTATGGGGTAATCGCGGACCTCACCCCCCCGGATGCCCTGGCGGCCTACGCCGCGGCCGGCATCGCCCGCACCCCTCCCTTCCCTGTGAGCCTGGAGGCTACCCGTCACGCCCTCGCGGCCATCCTGGTGCCCTACATGTTCGTCTACTCCCCGGAGATCCTCCTGCTGAGCGGAGGTCCGGCGGACCAGGCCCTGGCCGTGGCCACGGCCCTGGTGGGGATCGTGCTGCTCAGCGCGGGCGTGAGTGGATACTTCTTCTGGCATGCGCACCTCCTGGAACGGGTCGTCCTGGTGGCAGCCTCCGTGGTCCTCGTGTTTCACAACCCCCTGCTGGACCTCCTGGGCCTGGGCGCCGCTGCTCTGGTGGCGGTCGCTCAGCGGTTGCGCCGTTCGAGGGCATCTGCCCGGATGCTGCAGACGGTCCCGCTGCCCGCGACACCCATCCCCGGTGCCGGCTCAGAGACGGTTCGTACACACGCTCCCCGGTGGACGTGGTCTGAGGAGCAAGGATGGCGACGGGAGGAGTGAGGCGGAAAGTGGGCATCCTCGGTGTGCCCCTGGACCTGGGCAGCAACCGGCGGGGTACGGATATGGGCCCGAGTGCGATGCGGTACGCACGGCTCGTGGAATCCCTCGGGAGCCTCGGGTGGGAAGTGCGGGACTTCGGGAACGTGAGCTTCCCCGTGATGGAACAGTTGGCGCAGGGATCCCCGCGGCTCCGCTATGGGGAGGTGGTCGCCCGCGTTGCGGAGGAAGTGTTCCAGCAGGTCGGGCGGATCCTCGAAGAGGGATACCTCCCCGTGGTCCTAGGTGGCGATCATAGTACGAGCCTGGGGACCGTGGCCGCGGTACGGCGCCACTTCCCAGAGACAGGGCTCCTGTGGGTGGACGCCCACGCGGACTGCAACACCCCCCAGACCACCCCCTCGGGCAACGTGCACGGTATGGTGCTCGCGTGCCTGCTGGGGGAGGGGGATCCACGGCTGGTGCAGGTGGGTGGGTTCTGGCCCAAGGTGAGCCCAGATGAGGTGGCCCTGGTGGGGCTGCGGGAGGTGGATCCGGGCGAGCGGGAGTTTCTGAAGCGGTGGGGGGTGGTGGCCTTCACCATGAAGGAGGTGGACGAGCGGGGAATCGCCGCCGTGGTGTGGGAGGCCATCGGGGTGGCGGGACGGGGTGGGCGGATCCACCTGAGCCTGGACCTGGATGCCGTGGATCCGCAGTATGCGCCCGGAGTGGGAACCCCGGTGCCGGGCGGACTCACGTACCGGGAAGCACACCTCGCCATGGAGTTGGTTGCGGAGACCGGCCAGCTGGTGTCCGTGGAGGTGGTGGAGGGGAACCCCATCCTGGACGACCACAACCGCACGGCGCAGCTGGCGGTGGAGCTGTTGAGTTCCGCCCTCGGCAAGCGCGTCCTCTAGCGGGACCTGTGGAAGTAGGACCGGGCCAGCTCCACAAAGGCGCGGGTGCTGCTGGAGAGGTCTCCCGTGCGGCGTAGGGCTAGGAAGATCTCTCGCCGGGTCTCCGGGAGTCCGGTTACCCGACGTACCCGCACCATCCCCGAGCGCACGAAGGGCACCACGGACCGGAGGGGCGCAAATCCGATGCCCATGCCCCGGGCGATCAGGAGCACGCCCAGGGGGATGCCGTCCACCTCGATCTGCGCGCGCATTCCCAGTTCCTCCCGCATCCAGTGTTCGAACTCCTCGTACCCCTCTCCCCATTGCATGCTGATGAGGGGCCAGTCCACCACCTGGCCTGCCAGGATGCGGCTGCGGCGAACCAGTTCGTGCTGCGGGGGGAGCACCAGCACGATCTCGTCCTTCAAGAGGGGCTCCACCGCGATGAGGGGCTCGTGCAGGGGCCGCACCAGGAACCCCACGTCCACCATCCGGTCGTGCAACAACGCCATCACCTCGTTGGAGTGGCCGTAGCGCACCACCACCCGGGCTTGGGGCCGCTCCCTCCGGAAGGCCTCCAGCAGGTCCGGGAGGATGGCGATGGCCGCGGACACGGTGGCCCCCACGGTCACAGTCCCCTGGCCCGTGGCCTCCCGGGCCGCCTCCAGCCCCTGCTGCAGGAGTTCCACCACCCGCTGGGCGTAGGGGAGGAGAGCCTCCCCCGCCTCCGTGAGGCGCACGGTACGTCCCTTCCGCTCGAACAGGGGCCGGCCCAGCTCCTGCTCCAGGGCCTGGATGCGGGCCGTGACGGAGGGCTGGGTGAGGAAGAGGGCGCTCGCGGCCTTGGTGAAGCTGCGTTCCCGGGCCACGGCCAGAAAGGCCTCCAGGTTCTTCTCGATGCCCTCAGGGATCCGGTTCACCTCCACCTCCTCCTTACATCCATAAGCGGTTTCTATGGTTCTCGGTCACCCCCGTCCATCCCTCCCCGCTGGTCCGGTAGGAACTGCCTGCGGTAGGATGGGAACAAATGGATCCGCTCAAGGCCCTGGGGGAGTTCTTCCGGCGCAGCCGGGAACTTGCCGCGGTGTACCTGTACGGCCGCTACGCTGAACCTCCCACGTATCCCGACAGCGACATCGAGGTAGCCTTGCTGTTCCGGCCGGAAGTGGCGGAGGAGGACATCCGGGAGTACCTGGAACACCTTGCGGAGGAGAACCCCCTGGGTCCCACGGACGGGGTGCTCATGCCCACGGTCCTCAACGGGCACATCCTCCCCGTGCAGTACGAACAGATCCGGTTCGGGCAGGTGCTGTTGGAGAACGCTCCGGATCTCCGCCAGCGATTTGAGGCGGAGGTGGAGGCGCGGATGCGGGCGGAGCGGGCGCGCCACCTGGAGGAGGCCCGGGAGATCCTGCAGCAGGCCCGCGCCATGGGGGAAGGGATCCCCGCCTTCTCCATCCCACCGGGTCGGACCCTGCGGCTGGTGGATCCCATCCGGGTCGGGTGGCGGCTGGGCCGGGTGCTCACCTCCTGCGCGGTGATCGAGGTGAGCACCCGGGACATAGAGCAGACGGCGAAGGACCCGGAGCAGGTCGCCCAGGTGGTAGGATGGTTCAGCAACGCGGTGGGGGCCGCTACGGGCATCGCAAAGGCCATGCTCACCACCTACGAGGAGCCCCGCCCCCCCCGCCGGTGGCAGGTCTTCCTCCCCCTCGCGGACCTGGGCATCCTCCCCATGGAGCAGGCCCTCTGGATGGCGGCCCTGGTGGAGTCCCGGTGGCGGCTGGTGACCGCGGGATCCGTGGACCGACCGGAGCGCACCCTAGGAACCCTGCGGGCCTCCCTCCCCGCCCTCCTCCACTTCGCCCGGGTGAGCGCATGGGCCACGGACCTGGTGGAAGAGGGGGAGGGGAGCCGCATACACTGACGAGGAGGCTTTGCCCTCAGTGCCGAACCATACCAGGGGAGGAGGAAGCGTGGGGCGACGCATCCTCGTCGTGGACGACGAGGAACCCATCCGGGGTCTGGTGCGGCAGATCCTGGAGCGGGAGGGGTTTGAGGTGGAGACGGCCTCAGACGGCCCCACGGGACTGGAGAAAGCGACCAGCGGCGAGTTTGACCTGATCCTCCTGGATGTCCGCATTCCCAAAAAGGACGGCATGACCGTCCTCCGGGAGATCCGGGAAGTGGATCCGGACGCGGTAGTGATGATCATCACCGCGTACGCCTCCATCGAGCAGGCCCTGGAGGCTTTGCGGGCGGGTGCTTACGACTACATCCCCAAGCCCTTCAAGAGGGACGAGCTCCTGGTCCGGGTGCGCCGGGCCCTCGACTACGAGCGGTTGCGGGCGGAGAACCGCCGCCTGCACGAGGAGCTGCGGCGGACCTTTAAGTTCGAAGGCATCGTGGGGACTTCCCCGAAGATGCGGGAGGCATTGCGGATTGCTGCGGCGGTGGCGTCCACGGACGCCACCGTCCTCATCTACGGGGAGACGGGGACCGGCAAGGAGGTCCTGGCCCGATCCATCCACTACCAGAGCCACCGGGCCCAGGGACCGTTTGTGGCCATCAACTGCGGTGCCATCCCGGAAACCCTGCTGGAGACGGAACTCTTCGGCCATGAGAAGGGTGCTTACACCGGGGCCATCCAGAGTCGTGTCGGGAAGTTCGAGGCCGCCTCGGGCGGCACGATCTTCCTCGATGAGGTGGGGGACATGAGCCCCGCCATGCAGGTGAAGCTCCTGCGGGTGCTGCAGGAGCGGACCATCGAGCGGGTGGGCGGGAACCGCCCCATTAAGGTGGACGTCCGGGTGATCGCGGCCACCAACCGGGATCTGCGGCAGGCCATCCGGGAGGGAAGCTTCCGGGAGGACCTCTTCTACCGGCTCAGCGTGATCCCCATCCATCTGCCCCCCTTGCGGGAGCGGCTGGAGGACATCCCCATCCTGGCCCAGCACTTCCTGGAACGCTACCGGGAGCGCTACCGGAAGAACGTCCGGGGCTTCAGCCCACAGGCCCAGCGTAAGCTGCGGCGCTACCCCTGGCCCGGCAACGTACGGGAGCTGGAGTTCTGCATCGAGCGGGCGGTGATTCTCTGTACGGGAGAAGAGATCACCGCGCAGGATCTGTGGCTACAGGAGGAGGAAGAGGATCGTTTCCCAACCCTGGCGGAGGTAGAACGACGGCACATCCTCCACGCCCTGGAGGAGGCCAGAGGAGACCTGGCAAGGGCTGCGGCCCTGTTGGGAATCGGCGTTCCCGCCCTGCGCCGGAAGGTCGGGGAGCACCGCCTGGAAGAGCATCTCGTGGGAGACCCGGAGCCATGAAGATCGAGCAGACGGTGGCACTCCGCCCCCTCCCTCAGCTCCGCATGGTCCCCAAGCTCATGGCGGTAAACGCCATCCTGGTGCTGCCCTTGCAGGCGCTCGAGGCCCGCATCGAGGCAGAGCTGGACAACAACCCCGCCCTGGAGCGGGAGAACACCCTCTGCCCCCGGTGTGGAATGGAACTCGGGGGCGTGCTGTGCGGCAACTGCGGGCACCTCCTCGGCGAGCTGCTTTCGGAGGACCCGATCCCCACCGCTCCGAGGACGGAGGGTGAGGAAGACTTCGATCCGCTGACGCTTCTCCCCGCGGAGGTCTCCCTCCACGAACACCTCCTCCTGCAGCTCCATGCCCAGCGGCTGCAGGGCAGGCGCCGGGAGATCGGGGAGTTCCTGGTGGGCTCCATCGACGAGCGCGGATATCTCCAAGCGGATCTGGGGGAGGTGGCCGTGCGGTTCCGGGTTTCCCGGCGGGTGGTGGAGGAGGTGCTGGGAGTGATCCAAGGGTTCGATCCCCCCGGGGTAGGAGCTCGATCCGTGGAGGAGTGCCTGCTGCTGCAGCTGCGGGCCCTGGAGCCCACGCGGGAGAACCTCCTGGCCCGGCGGGTGATTGAGGCGGAGGGTCTTGTGGAGCTGGCCCGGGGGCAGTACGGCAAGATCGCCCGGCGATTGGGGTGCACCTCCCAGGAGGTCCGGCGGGCCCACGCCTACCTCTGTACCTCGTGCTACCCGTATCCCGCGGACCGGTACGAGGTGGAGCGAGAAGGGGGCGGCCGCCGGCGTCCGGAGGAAGTCCCCCGGCCGGACGTGATCATCGTGCGCACGCCCCGAGGCTACGCGGTGGAGGTGGCGGGTTCGCCCACCATGGGGCTCCGGTTGAATCCCCTCTACCGGGACCTGTACCGGCAGGCGCGGGAGGAGCCCCAGGCATTTGCGCCACACGCCCAGGAGCACATCCGGGACCACGTGAACCGGGCCAAGCTCTTCATCGAGACCATTAAGCGCCGAAACTGGACCCTGCGGAAGATCTTCGAGGTGATCGTGGCGGTGCAGCGGGAATTCCTGGATCGGGGCCCACGGTTCCTCAAGCCCCTCACCCTGGCAGGGGTGGCCGCGCGGCTTGGCATCAGCGAAAGCACGGTGAGCCGGGCCCTGGACGGGAAGTACGTGCAGCTCCCTGACGGTCGCATCGTCTCGAGCCACGTGTTCTTCGAGCCCCGCCGGCCTATCAAGGAGCGCATCCGGCAGCTGGTGGCCCAGGAGGACCCCCGACATCCCCTTACGGACCAAAAGATCTCGGCCCTCCTGCGGCGGGAGGGAGTCCACGTGGCCCGCCGGACGGTGGCGAAGTACCGGGAGGAACTGGGGATCCCCAGTTCCTCCGTCCGTCGCCGGCGGGTCACCCTGGGCGTCCCTACATCCGAAGCGGTAGGAGGCCGGTGATGCGGATCGAGGTCCAGCCCACCCCCAACGTGCACGCCCTGAAGTTCACCCTGGACCGGTGGGTGACGGAAGGGCGGAGCCGCACGTACACCTCTCCAGAGCAAGCTCAAGATGACCCCCTTGCTGCCCGACTCCTCGCCATCCCCGGGGTGCGGATGGTGTTCCTGCTCCGGGACTTCGTCACCGTGACCCGGGATCCGGAGGCGGACTGGGGCGCCATCGTCCCGGAAGTGGAGCGGTGTCTGCGGGAGCACTTCGGGGACGGGTGAGGCCCGCGTTCCTTCGTGGTACCATACGCACGGCCCCCCGGAGAGGAGGACGACCGTGCGGATCGATCGGGAACTTGTCGCCCACATCGCCCGACTGAGCCGGCTGGAACTCACAGAGGAGGAGCTGGAGCGCTACCGGCTTCAGCTCAACACCATCCTGGAGTACTTCGGCCGGCTTTCGGAGCTCCCCACGGAAGGGGTGGAGACCACTGCTCACCCCATCCCCGCGACCAACGTCTTCCGGGAGGACGTGGTGGCACCCTCCCTGCCCCTGGAGGAGGTTCTGGCCATGGCCCCGCAGACCCGGGAAGGGTACTTCGTGGTCCCGAGAGTGCTGGAGCCGGAGCCATGACGGACCTCCTGGAACTTCCCTACCACGCCCTGCGCCCGCGCCTCGGCCGCGACCTCTCCGTACGGGAAGTGGTGGAGATGTACCTGGACCGCATCGAGCGCACGGACGGAGTCGTGCGGGCGTACCTCACCGTGACCGCGGATCTGGCCAGGGCCCAGGCCCGGATGTGGGACGAGCGGATCCGGCGGGGCGAAGAGCTACCGCCCCTCGTGGGCTTCCCCGTGGCCCTCAAGGACAACCTCTGCACCCGCGGGGTGCGTACCACATGTGGAAGCCGGATCCTGGAGAACTTCGTCCCTCCCTACGATGCCACCGCGGTGCGACGGCTGGTGGAGGCGGGGGCGGTGGTGCTCGGCAAGACCAACCTGGATGAGTTCGCCATGGGCAGCAGCACAGAGCACTCCGCCTTTTTCGCCACCCGCAACCCCTGGAACCCGGAATACGTGCCCGGAGGATCCAGTGGGGGGTCTGCGGCCGCGGTTGCGGCCCGCAGCGCCCTGGGAGCACTCGGATCGGACACGGGCGGATCTGTGCGGCTTCCCGCGGCCCTGTGCGGAGTTGTGGGGCTCAAGCCCACCTACGGCCGCGTGTCCCGGTACGGGCTCGTGGCGTACGCCAGCTCCCTGGACCAGATCGGGCCCATCGCCCGGGATGTGCGGGACTGCGCCCTGCTGCTGCAGGTCATTGCGGGCAAGGACCCCATGGACACTACCTCCGTGGAGGTCCCGGTGCCGGACTACCTCTCCTCCCTCCGGCCCGGGGTGCAGGGGGTGCGGATCGGAATCCCCCGGGAGGCCTTTGGGGAGGGACTGCGCTCCGCGGTGCGGGAAGCGGTGCAGGGGGCGGTGCGGGTGCTGGAGCGGGAGGGTGCGGTGGTGGAGGAGGTGCGCCTCCCGACCCTGGAGTATGCCCTCCCCGCCTACTACCTCATCGCGTGCGCGGAGGTGAGCAGCAACCTGGCCCGTTACGACGGCGTGGCCTACGGGTACCGCTCCCCCCGCGCCTCCGATCTCTACACCCTCTACACCCGAACCCGGGCCGAGGGGTTCGGTCCGGAGGCGAAGCGCCGGATCATGCTGGGCACGTTCGCGCTCTCCGCGGGCTACTACGAGGGCTTCTACCGCAAGGCCCAGCAGGTGCGGACCATGGTCCGGCGGGACTTCGAGCGGTGCTTCGAGCGGGTGGATCTCCTCGTCACCCCCGTTTCACCCACGCCCGGATTCCGCCTGGGCGAGCGGCTGGAGGACCCCCTCCAGATGTACTTGGTGGACATCTATACCCTGCCCGTGAATCTGGCAGGGCTGCCGGCCATCGCGATCCCCTGTGGATTCTGGGAAGGGCTGCCCATGGGGATGCAGCTCATCGGCCGCGCCTTCGACGAGGAGACGCTTCTGCGGGTTGCGTACACGTACGAGCAGGTTGCTGGGAAGACCGCGGTGCGCCCGAGGATTGGGGAGGAGGAACGGTGACGGACTACGAGGCGGTCATCGGACTCGAGATCCACGTGCAGCTGCGGACGGAGTCCAAGATGTTCTGCGGGTGCAGTACCCGGTTCGGGGCTCCGCCCAACACGCAGACGTGCCCTACGTGTCTGGGCCTTCCCGGCGCCCTCCCGGTAATCAACCGGAAGGCGATAGAGCTCGGGCTGCGCACGGCCCTGGCCCTTCACTGCACCATCCACCCCAGGTCCCAGTTCCACCGCAAGAACTACTACTATCCGGACCTCCCCAAGAACTACCAGATTTCCCAGTACCAGTACCTCGACCACCCCCCCCTCGCCACGGACGGGTATCTGGAGATTGACGTGGGAGGCGAGCTCCGCCGCGTCGGGATCCGACGGGTACACCTGGAGGAGGACACGGGCCGGCTCGTGCATCCGGAGGGCGCGGACTACAGCCTGGTGGACTACAACCGATCCGGTGTGCCCCTCATGGAGATCGTCACCTATCCGGATCTCCGCTCCCCTCAGGAAGCCCGGGCGTTTCTGCTCAAGCTCCGGCAGATCCTCCAGTACGCGGAGGTGAGCTCCGGCCGCATGGAGGAGGGCACCCTGCGGTGCGACGCCAACGTCTCCCTCCGGCGGCCCGGAGACCCCCTCGGCACCCGCACGGAGGTGAAGAACATGAACTCCATCCGGGCGGTGGAGCGGGCGTTGCAGTACGAGATCGAGCGGCAACGGACCCTGCTGCAGCGGGGGGAAGCGGTGGTGCAGGAGACCCGGCACTGGGACGAGCGGGGGGGATTCACCTTCTCCTCCCGGACCAAGGAGGAGGCGGAGGATTACCGGTACTTTCCGGAGCCAGACCTCGTACCCCTGGAGATTACCCCCGCGTGGATCGAGCAGGTGCGCGAAGCCCTCCCGGAGCTCCCGGATGCCCGCCGCGACCGACTCATGCGCGTGTACGGGTTCAGCCGATACGAGGCGGAGCTCCTGGTCTCCACCCGGTTCCAGGCGGACTTCTTCGAGGAGGCGGTGCGGCTGCACCCAAGTCCCCGGGCGATCGCCAATTGGCTGGTGGGAGATGTGGCGGGCTACCTCAATGAGCACAACCTGGAGCTGGAAGACCTTCCCATCACCCCCCTGCATCTTGCAGAGTTGGTTCGGCTCGTCGAGGAGGGCGTGATCTCCGGTCGCATCGCCAAGGAGATCCTTCCCGAGGTGCTCGGGAGTGGGAAACGTCCCGGGGAGATGGTGCAGGAACGGGGGTTGGTGCAGATCAGCGACGAGGAGGCCCTGCGGGAGGTGGTGCGGGCCGTGCTCGCGGACTATCCCGCGCCCGTGCAGGACTTCCGCAAGGGCAAGGAACGGGCCATTGGGTTCCTGGTGGGACAGGTCATGAAGCGGACGGGGGGACGTGCCAACCCTGCCCTCGTGAACCGCATCCTCCGGGAGGAGCTCGAACGCCTGCCCGCCTGAGGGTCCTGCGGAGGGTTCCATGCCCCGTGCCTCGATCCGGAGCCCACTTCCCGGCCCCCGGAGTGCGACGGTTTCTGGAACGGGCCCATCCGGTCACCCCCACGGTGGACGAGCTCCAGACGGGGTTGAGGCGCACGGGCCGCCTGTGGGCCGTGGAGCACTTCGGGGTGGAGCCCGATCCGCTGGTGGTGGGCAAGTCCATCGCCGCCGGATTGCCGCTCTCCGCGGCGATCAGCCGGGCCGGGGTCCTGGATTGCGTGCCCGGGATCTCCAGAGCCGGTGCGCCTGGGTCGGGGACGTCCGGGGGCAGGGTGGCTACACTACAATATCAGGATGAGCGAAAAAAGGAGGGGGGGCCAGGATGTCCGCGTTCGTCCACCTCCACGTGCACAGCGAGTACTCCCTCCTCGACGGGCACAGCCGGATCGCACCGCTCCTGCACCGATGCCGGGAACTGGGAATGCCAGCCCTGGCCCTCACGGACCACGGAGCCCTCTACGGGGCCATTGAGTTCTACAGGACCGCGAAGGAGCTGGGAATCAAGCCCATCCTGGGGGTGGAGGCTTATGTGGCGCCCCGGCGGTACACGGATCGGGATCCGAAACTCGACGCCAGCAGCTTCCACCTGACCCTTCTGGCGGAGGACAACGAGGGATATCGCAACCTGATTCAGCTGGTGACCCGGGCGCATCTGGAGGGCTTCTACTACCGCCCCCGGATCGATCGGGAGCTGCTGAGCCAGTACCGCAAGGGCCTCATCGGGCTCTCGGGGTGTCTGCAGGCGGAGATCCCGCAGAAGCTGTTGCAGGGAGATTACCGGGCAGCCCGGGAACTCGCGGCCACCTACCGGGATCTATTTGGCCCCGGGAACTTCTACATCGAGGTGCAGAACCAGGGGTTGGCGGAGCAGCACCGCATCCTGCCGGATCTCATACGCATCGCACGGGATCTGAAGCTGCGGCTTGTGGCCACCAACGACGTGCACTACGTGATGCCGGAGGACGCGGAGGCCCAGGACGTCCTCATGTGCATCCAGATGAACAAGACCCTGCAGGATGCCGACCGCCCCCGCATGGGGGATGTCCCTGCCTTCTACCTGAAGAGCCCGGAGGAGATGCGCGAGGCCTTCCCGGACCTTCCGGAGGCCCTGCAGAGCACCCTGGAGATCGCGGAGCGGTGCTCGGTGGAGATCGAGCTGAACGTGCCCAAGCTCCCGGACTTCCCTGTCCCGGAAGGCTTCACCCCTCAATCGTACCTCCGGTACCTGTGCGAGGAAGGACTCCGGCGCCTGTACCCCCAGATCACCCCGGAAATCCGGGAGCGGCTGGAGTACGAGCTGAGCGTCATCGAGAAGATGGGATACGCCCCCTATTTCCTCATCGTGCAGGACTTCGTGAACTTTGCCCGTCGGAACGGCATCCTCACCACCGTACGGGGATCCGCGGCAGGATCCCTGGTGCTGTACGCGTGCGGGGTCACGGACGTGGACCCGATCGCCTACCGGCTGCCCTTCGACCGCTTCCTGAACCTGGAACGGTACACCCTTCCGGACATCGATGTGGATTTCATGGATACCCGCCGGGACGAGGTCATCCGGTACGTGATGGAGAAGTACGGGTCGGACCGGGTGGCCCACATCATCACCTTCGGCACCATGAAAGCCCGACAGGCGGTGCGGGATGTGGGCCGGGTGCTGGGGATGAACTACGGGGAGGTGGACCGCATCGCCAAGCGTGTCCCCCCGCACCTCACCCTGGAGCAGGCCCTGGAGCAGGACCCGGAGCTGCGTCGGCTCGGACAGGAGGATCCACGGGTAGCTCGGCTGCTGGATCTGGCTAAGAAGCTGGAGGGGGTGGCCCGGAACGCCAGCACGCACGCGGCGGGCGTCATCATCTCCCGGGATCCCCTCACGGACCACGTCCCCCTCACCCGGGGCAGGGACGGCGCCATCATGACCCAGTACGACATGACGAGTGTCGCAGACATCGGCCTTGTAAAGTTTGACTTCCTGGGCCTGACCAACCTTACCATCCTGGACACAGCCCTCCGGATCATCGAGCGGCGCCGGGGTGTGCGCCTCGATCTCCAGAAGATTCCCCTCGACGATGCGAGAACCTATGAGCTCCTGAGCCGGGGGGAGACGGTAGGAGTGTTCCAGCTGGAGTCCGCAGGAATGCGTCGTTACCTGCAGGAGCTGCGCCCCAGCAGTATCCAGGACATCATGGCCATGGTGGCCCTGTTCCGCCCCGGTCCCATGGCCAACATCCCCGTCTACATCCGCCGCAAGCACGGGCGGGAACCCGTAACCTACCTCCACCCCGTGCTGGAGCCCGTGCTGCGGGAGACCTATGGGGTCCTGGTGTACCAGGAGGATGTAATGACGGTGGCCCAGGCGATGGCAGGCTACACCCTGGCGGAGGCGGATGTGCTGTGCTACGCCATCCGCAAGAAGATCAAGGACAAGCTCCTCGCCCAGCGGGAGAAGTTCGAACGGGGGGCCCGGGAGCGGGGGATCCCCAAGGAGATCGTGGATAAGGTGTTCGAGCAGTTCGAGCCCTTTGCCCGCTACGGATTCAATCGAGCCCACGCGGCCTGCTACGGGCTCATCGCGTACTACACCGCCTACCTCAAGGCCAACTACCCCGCGGAGTACATGACCGCGGTCCTCAGCGCGGACAGCGGCAATCTGGAACGCATCGCCCTGGACGTGGAGGAGTGCCGGCGCATGGGAATGGAGGTTCTGCCGCCGGACATCAACCAGAGCGATGTGGACTTCACCGTGGTGGACGACCGCACCATCCGGTTCGGCCTTGGCTCCATCAAGAACGTGGGCGGCACCGCCACGGAGCACATCGTCCAGGTACGGGCCGCGGGCCCCTTCCGCTCCCTGTTCGATTTCTGTGCCCGCGTGGACGGGCGCCTGGTAACCCGACGGGTGGTGGAGAGCCTCATCAAGGCCGGCGCCTTCGATTCCCTGGGGGACCGGGCGCGGCTGCTGGCAGCCCTCGACAGCGCCCTGGAGTACGGCAGCCGTAGGCAGCGGGCGAAGCCCAGCCAGACAGGGCTGTTCGCCTTTGGAGAGGAGGAAGTCCCCCCGCTGCCGGAGGTAGCCCCCTTTGACCGTCCACAGCTGCTGAGCATGGAGCGGGAGACTCTGGGGCTGTACCTCACGGACCATCCCCTCCGCAGTTGGCAGCCCCTGCTGGATCGCTACGTGCGCCACCGCCTCGCGGAGCTGGGGAGCCTGGCGGATGGGGAAGTTGTGGTGTGCGGGGGGATGCTCACGGGCGTGCGGGAGAAAATCTCCCGGGCCACCGGCAGTCGCTGGGCCCAGGCGGTCCTGGAGGACCTCACGAGTTCCGCGGAGGTCGTGGTGTGGCCCAAGACCTACGAGCGGTACCGGGAGGTCCTGCGGCCGGAAGCGGTGGTGGTGGTGCGGGGCCGGGTGGAAATCCAGGAGGGGCGGGCTCGGGTGCTGGCGGAGGAGGTGCTGCCCGTGGAGGGCAATCCGGGGGCCAACGGCCCCTCGGAGGGTCCGCGGACCCTCCACATCCGCATCGCCAGTGCGGAGGAGCTGCTGCAGCTGGTGGAATTCCTGGCCGGCCGCCCGGGCCCGCGGCCGGCCTACGCGCACGTCCTCACCGTGCGGGGCGAGAGCATCCACCGTCTCCGACAGGGGGTTCCCAGGGACGGGGCGTTCCGGGAGGAGCTGGAGCAGCTTCTGGGCCCCGGGAGCGTGTGGGAGGAGTGAGGTTGAGGCTGGTCGTACTGGACGCCAGCGGCCTC
This genomic window contains:
- the rocF gene encoding arginase, whose translation is MATGGVRRKVGILGVPLDLGSNRRGTDMGPSAMRYARLVESLGSLGWEVRDFGNVSFPVMEQLAQGSPRLRYGEVVARVAEEVFQQVGRILEEGYLPVVLGGDHSTSLGTVAAVRRHFPETGLLWVDAHADCNTPQTTPSGNVHGMVLACLLGEGDPRLVQVGGFWPKVSPDEVALVGLREVDPGEREFLKRWGVVAFTMKEVDERGIAAVVWEAIGVAGRGGRIHLSLDLDAVDPQYAPGVGTPVPGGLTYREAHLAMELVAETGQLVSVEVVEGNPILDDHNRTAQLAVELLSSALGKRVL
- a CDS encoding LysR family transcriptional regulator — translated: MNRIPEGIEKNLEAFLAVARERSFTKAASALFLTQPSVTARIQALEQELGRPLFERKGRTVRLTEAGEALLPYAQRVVELLQQGLEAAREATGQGTVTVGATVSAAIAILPDLLEAFRRERPQARVVVRYGHSNEVMALLHDRMVDVGFLVRPLHEPLIAVEPLLKDEIVLVLPPQHELVRRSRILAGQVVDWPLISMQWGEGYEEFEHWMREELGMRAQIEVDGIPLGVLLIARGMGIGFAPLRSVVPFVRSGMVRVRRVTGLPETRREIFLALRRTGDLSSSTRAFVELARSYFHRSR
- a CDS encoding nucleotidyltransferase domain-containing protein; protein product: MDPLKALGEFFRRSRELAAVYLYGRYAEPPTYPDSDIEVALLFRPEVAEEDIREYLEHLAEENPLGPTDGVLMPTVLNGHILPVQYEQIRFGQVLLENAPDLRQRFEAEVEARMRAERARHLEEAREILQQARAMGEGIPAFSIPPGRTLRLVDPIRVGWRLGRVLTSCAVIEVSTRDIEQTAKDPEQVAQVVGWFSNAVGAATGIAKAMLTTYEEPRPPRRWQVFLPLADLGILPMEQALWMAALVESRWRLVTAGSVDRPERTLGTLRASLPALLHFARVSAWATDLVEEGEGSRIH
- a CDS encoding sigma-54 dependent transcriptional regulator, coding for MGRRILVVDDEEPIRGLVRQILEREGFEVETASDGPTGLEKATSGEFDLILLDVRIPKKDGMTVLREIREVDPDAVVMIITAYASIEQALEALRAGAYDYIPKPFKRDELLVRVRRALDYERLRAENRRLHEELRRTFKFEGIVGTSPKMREALRIAAAVASTDATVLIYGETGTGKEVLARSIHYQSHRAQGPFVAINCGAIPETLLETELFGHEKGAYTGAIQSRVGKFEAASGGTIFLDEVGDMSPAMQVKLLRVLQERTIERVGGNRPIKVDVRVIAATNRDLRQAIREGSFREDLFYRLSVIPIHLPPLRERLEDIPILAQHFLERYRERYRKNVRGFSPQAQRKLRRYPWPGNVRELEFCIERAVILCTGEEITAQDLWLQEEEEDRFPTLAEVERRHILHALEEARGDLARAAALLGIGVPALRRKVGEHRLEEHLVGDPEP
- the rpoN gene encoding RNA polymerase factor sigma-54 codes for the protein MKIEQTVALRPLPQLRMVPKLMAVNAILVLPLQALEARIEAELDNNPALERENTLCPRCGMELGGVLCGNCGHLLGELLSEDPIPTAPRTEGEEDFDPLTLLPAEVSLHEHLLLQLHAQRLQGRRREIGEFLVGSIDERGYLQADLGEVAVRFRVSRRVVEEVLGVIQGFDPPGVGARSVEECLLLQLRALEPTRENLLARRVIEAEGLVELARGQYGKIARRLGCTSQEVRRAHAYLCTSCYPYPADRYEVEREGGGRRRPEEVPRPDVIIVRTPRGYAVEVAGSPTMGLRLNPLYRDLYRQAREEPQAFAPHAQEHIRDHVNRAKLFIETIKRRNWTLRKIFEVIVAVQREFLDRGPRFLKPLTLAGVAARLGISESTVSRALDGKYVQLPDGRIVSSHVFFEPRRPIKERIRQLVAQEDPRHPLTDQKISALLRREGVHVARRTVAKYREELGIPSSSVRRRRVTLGVPTSEAVGGR
- a CDS encoding NifU N-terminal domain-containing protein; the encoded protein is MRIEVQPTPNVHALKFTLDRWVTEGRSRTYTSPEQAQDDPLAARLLAIPGVRMVFLLRDFVTVTRDPEADWGAIVPEVERCLREHFGDG